The following proteins are co-located in the Solenopsis invicta isolate M01_SB chromosome 7, UNIL_Sinv_3.0, whole genome shotgun sequence genome:
- the LOC105193940 gene encoding disintegrin and metalloproteinase domain-containing protein unc-71 isoform X1: MFWLHCGLFVLVIAVRGFISSLADTTSKREADYTLDDSFWKEEETPAGEVERLLQEYRQNQELIRNIGGHYYQIIYPVQLRHHEKMGISTREVGVPKFPQRGYGDGGYQNPRGRMRTGRHFHRTSLLIKAFNHKFRLDLELNTQLLAPNLVQKDFLAGDAEQISKQEIEHCYYHGTVRDYPGASAAFHTCNGVSGVIHLGNETFVIHPFYGGDLSQKHPHIIFEARTKVNKGCANSGNLEWRVKNRRQKHIFGLSETTSNRYKRDVREATKYIETAIIIDKAMFDKRNGSTRAEVVHDAIQVANIADLYFRTLNTRVSVVYIETWKGSNQVPIDNGIDIDQALLSFNDYTMRRMYQGAQDTTQLLTGETFSGGESGVAVPETVCSQRSVGISVDLNTYEPHLLAGTMAHMIGHNIGMSHDDGRNDCNCRDWHGCIMAQSIVGLENVQPYKFSECSKTDYIEALKSGHGICLFNKPNELEIRRSCGNRVIDDGEQCDCGSLEECKEYDPCCDPITCKLTTEAECATGPCCNDCKLRARGVVCRESTNECDLPEVCSGDSGQCPPDVYKKNGNPCSNSAGHCFNGVCPALDLQCEQVWGYGGIAADQECFDQFNSKGSINGHCGTDTSGHLIKCEPENVRCGSLQCQQGSKQPVIDGMKDLHTRTIISIKNQEYECKATTGRVEGSDIPGMGLVRDGTSCGDNLICVNQTCTSLFPHIDQEKCPSNHDDKECSGNGVCTNANKCYCFLGWSGTDCSIEQSVPTISPTTPTTEVVQKSDKMEKKETPYENYHGSNTVFLVGMLMSVVGGVFVVFALMALCYRSVVVHKNFSLCLRRKSTVQKYDPPYSKKPQQKTYSSVAGNHNAEAAALDTVNKILTFGSMPQYSRGETQRVLFRHPNNVVVADGPRVKEHKPQPKRHGVEEEDGGMGAEEVVSFIDLPPNNLTKLPEKGILKKHGGYGLGGSTIEHVERTLNQLNGYHEDILEVLKNAASRRELVGTPSGSGNLLDEDAIRKSLAECGYPDMYQKDTDGQDNGIDNGQEEEDDDVELQPPCGTIRIRNLEDLIRQLEHRAARPYLTGQMSPSGSEEIRTSETEPDRHYRIDSSVCSESSQGSRRCSRGRDEDASRFVYGRYRQPTSRSPYGNHQHTHQHSHQMHPEDEGIYETADPDRGSNTRGETPDCESDAFIQAQQQVARWTSEDGGGGGGGVQHRPPQQPPPPSAMPVQQQAQQQQQQQQLQQQHQLPVEQLPIKQRGYYPSPPQTENNLDAGSNAEVESAQSQQQQTLSEVRGIDVNHMPNINKRPLDDNFSLDCNIMNNDSPKELITNNTSDNENTALLPPHFPEYKH; this comes from the exons ATGTTCTGGCTACATTGTGGACTCTTTGTTCTCGTGATTGCTGTACGTGGATTTATTAGCAGCTTAGCCGACACCACATCCAAGCGAG AAGCAGATTACACCTTAGATGATTCCTTTTGGAAGGAAGAGGAAACTCCTGCTG GTGAGGTCGAACGACTACTACAGGAATATCGACAAAACCAAGAGCTAATACGAAATATCGGTGGTCATTACTATCAGATCATCTATCCGGTACAGCTACGGCATCACGAGAAAATGGGGATATCCACGAGAGAAGTCGGCGTACCAAAG TTTCCTCAAAGAGGTTACGGTGATGGAGGATATCAGAATCCTAGAGGCAGAATGAGA ACAGGGAGACATTTTCATCGGACGTCTCTTCTGATCAAGGCCTTTAATCACAAATTTCGTCTAGACTTAGAGTTAAATAC GCAACTTTTAGCTCCAAATCTTGTACAGAAAGACTTTTTAGCAGGCGATGCGGAACAGATATCTAAGCAG GAGATAGAACATTGTTATTATCACGGCACTGTGAGAGATTATCCGGGAGCTAGCGCTGCTTTTCACACGTGTAACGGTGTCAGCGGTGTCATTCACTTAGGCAACGAGACCTTCGTCATTCATCCATTCTATGGCGGCGACTTATCG CAGAAACATCCTCACATTATATTTGAAGCCCGAACAAAAGTTAATAAAGGCTGCGCTAACTCGGGAAATCTTGAGTGGCGTGTAAAGAACCGCCGACAGAAGCACATCTTTGGGCTATCAGAGACCACTTCTAATCGATACAAAAGAGACGTCCGTGAAGCAACCAAATACATCGAAACTGCCATCATTATCGATAAGGCTATG TTTGACAAAAGAAACGGTAGTACCAGAGCTGAGGTTGTTCACGATGCCATCCAAGTTGCTAATATCGCAGATTTG TATTTCCGCACATTAAACACTAGAGTCTCCGTCGTATACATCGAAACTTGGAAGGGCAGCAACCAAGTGCCAATCGATAATGGCATCGACATCGATCAAGCCTTGTTAAGCTTTAACGATTATACGATGCGGAGAATGTATCAAGGTGCTCAGGATACCACCCAATTGCTCAC GGGTGAGACTTTCTCAGGTGGAGAATCAGGGGTGGCTGTGCCCGAGACCGTGTGCAGCCAAAGATCCGTAGGAATCAGCGTCGATCTAAACACTTATGAGCCTCATCTTTTAGCTGGTACCATGGCTCATATGATCGGTCACAATATCGGCATGAGTCACGACGATGGAA GAAACGATTGCAATTGCCGCGATTGGCACGGATGCATCATGGCTCAATCCATCGTCGGTCTAGAAAATGTTCAGCCATACAAGTTTTCGGAGTGTAGTAAAACTGATTATATAGAAGCTTTAAAGAGTGGCCACGGCATCTGCCTTTTTAACAAACCAAACGAG CTGGAGATTAGGAGATCATGCGGAAACAGGGTAATCGACGACGGGGAACAATGCGACTGCGGATCACTCGAGGAATGCAAGGAGTACGATCCTTGTTGCGATCCTATCACCTGCAAGTTGACGACGGAGGCCGAATGTGCGACCGGTCCTTGTTGCAACGATTGCAAG CTCCGTGCTCGCGGTGTCGTCTGCCGCGAATCGACAAACGAGTGCGATTTACCCGAAGTGTGCTCCGGCGACAGCGGTCAATGCCCACCGGATGTTTATAAAAAGAACGGCAACCCGTGCTCGAATAGCGCTGGACACTGTTTCAACGGAGTTTGTCCGGCTCTGGATTTACAATGCGAACAAGTGTGGGGTTACGGCGGAATCGCTGCCGACCAAGAATGTTTCGACCAATTTAATTCTAAGGGATCCATCAACGGCCATTGCGGTACGGACACCAGCGGTCATCTTATCAAATGCGAACCTGA AAATGTTCGTTGTGGATCCCTTCAATGCCAACAAGGAAGCAAGCAACCGGTAATCGATGGAATGAAGGATTTACATACTAGAACTATAATTTCTATCAAGAATCAGGAATATGAATGCAA AGCCACGACTGGAAGAGTGGAAGGATCTGATATACCTGGAATGGGATTGGTTCGTGATGGCACATCCTGTGGTGATAACTTG ATTTGTGTCAATCAAACTTGCACGAGCTTGTTTCCGCACATCGATCAAGAAAAGTGTCCCAGCAATCACGACGACAAAGAATGCTCGGGAAATGGC GTGTGCACGAACGCTAACAAATGCTACTGCTTTCTCGGTTGGAGCGGAACGGACTGTTCCATAGAGCAATCTGTCCCAACGATATCGCCGACGACACCCACAACTGAAGTAGTACAGAAATCTgataaaatggaaaagaaaGAGACCCCCTACG AGAACTACCACGGCTCTAACACTGTATTTTTAGTTGGTATGCTCATGTCGGTGGTAGGGGGTGTTTTCGTAGTATTTGCTCTGATGGCTCTCTGCTACAGGTCAGTCGTAGTACATAAAAACTTCTCCCTCTGTCTCAG AAGGAAGAGCACCGTCCAGAAGTATGACCCGCCATACTCAAAGAAACCGCAGCAGAAGACCTACAGCAGCGTTGCCGGTAATCATAATGCGGAAGCTGCGGCATTGGACACGGTCAACAAGATCCTCACTTTCGGCAGTATGCCTCAGTACAG CCGCGGCGAGACCCAGCGCGTGCTGTTTCGACACCCGAataacgtcgtcgtcgccgacgGGCCAAGAGTCAA GGAGCATAAACCGCAGCCGAAGAGGCACGGCGTGGAGGAGGAAGATGGAGGTATGGGAGCAGAGGAAGTTGTCTCTTTCATTGATCTCCCACCAAACAATCTCACAAAGTTGCCTGAGAAGGGAATTTTAAAGAAACACGGTGGTTACG GACTAGGTGGAAGCACGATCGAGCACGTGGAAAGAACTCTGAACCAATTGAATGGTTATCACGAGGATATACTCGAGGTGCTGAAGAACGCAGCGAGTCGTCGCGAACTCGTAGGCACCCCGTCGGGCAGTGGCAATCTCCTTGATGAAGACGCGATACGCAAGTCGCTGGCCGAGTGCGGTTATCCTGACATGTACCAGAAGGACACCGATGGCCAGGATAATGGCATCGACAACGGACAGGAGGAAGAGGATGATGATGTGGAGCTGCAGCCGCCGTGCGGCACCATTCGTATTCGCAATCTCGAGGATCTCATTCGTCAACTCGAGCATCGAGCAGCGag ACCCTATTTGACCGGCCAGATGAGTCCGAGCGGGTCTGAAGAGATTCGAACATCCGAGACTGAACCTGATCGACACTACAGAATCGATTCTTCTGTTTGTAGCGAGTCATCACAAGG AAGCAGAAGATGTAGCCGCGGCCGCGACGAGGACGCTAGTAGATTCGTCTACGGTAGATACCGTCAGCCGACGTCCCGAAGTCCTTACGGCAATCATCAACACACTCATCAACACTCCCATCAAATGCACCCCGAGGACGAGGGTATCTATGAAACTGCCGATCCTGACAGAGGCTCAAATACTAGGGGTGAAACACCCGATTGTGAAAG TGATGCATTTATTCAAGCTCAACAACAAGTAGCCCGGTGGACTAGTGAGgatggaggaggaggaggaggaggagtgCAGCACCGGCCGCCGCAGCAGCCACCACCGCCGTCTGCGATGCCGGTGCAGCAACAggcgcagcagcagcagcaacagcagcagctgCAACAGCAACACCAACTGCCGGTGGAAC
- the LOC105193940 gene encoding disintegrin and metalloproteinase domain-containing protein unc-71 isoform X5: MFWLHCGLFVLVIAVRGFISSLADTTSKREADYTLDDSFWKEEETPAGEVERLLQEYRQNQELIRNIGGHYYQIIYPVQLRHHEKMGISTREVGVPKFPQRGYGDGGYQNPRGRMRTGRHFHRTSLLIKAFNHKFRLDLELNTQLLAPNLVQKDFLAGDAEQISKQEIEHCYYHGTVRDYPGASAAFHTCNGVSGVIHLGNETFVIHPFYGGDLSQKHPHIIFEARTKVNKGCANSGNLEWRVKNRRQKHIFGLSETTSNRYKRDVREATKYIETAIIIDKAMFDKRNGSTRAEVVHDAIQVANIADLYFRTLNTRVSVVYIETWKGSNQVPIDNGIDIDQALLSFNDYTMRRMYQGAQDTTQLLTGETFSGGESGVAVPETVCSQRSVGISVDLNTYEPHLLAGTMAHMIGHNIGMSHDDGRNDCNCRDWHGCIMAQSIVGLENVQPYKFSECSKTDYIEALKSGHGICLFNKPNELEIRRSCGNRVIDDGEQCDCGSLEECKEYDPCCDPITCKLTTEAECATGPCCNDCKLRARGVVCRESTNECDLPEVCSGDSGQCPPDVYKKNGNPCSNSAGHCFNGVCPALDLQCEQVWGYGGIAADQECFDQFNSKGSINGHCGTDTSGHLIKCEPENVRCGSLQCQQGSKQPVIDGMKDLHTRTIISIKNQEYECKATTGRVEGSDIPGMGLVRDGTSCGDNLICVNQTCTSLFPHIDQEKCPSNHDDKECSGNGVCTNANKCYCFLGWSGTDCSIEQSVPTISPTTPTTEVVQKSDKMEKKETPYENYHGSNTVFLVGMLMSVVGGVFVVFALMALCYRSVVVHKNFSLCLRRKSTVQKYDPPYSKKPQQKTYSSVAGNHNAEAAALDTVNKILTFGSMPQYSRGETQRVLFRHPNNVVVADGPRVKEHKPQPKRHGVEEEDGGMGAEEVVSFIDLPPNNLTKLPEKGILKKHGGYGLGGSTIEHVERTLNQLNGYHEDILEVLKNAASRRELVGTPSGSGNLLDEDAIRKSLAECGYPDMYQKDTDGQDNGIDNGQEEEDDDVELQPPCGTIRIRNLEDLIRQLEHRAARPYLTGQMSPSGSEEIRTSETEPDRHYRIDSSVCSESSQGRCSRGRDEDASRFVYGRYRQPTSRSPYGNHQHTHQHSHQMHPEDEGIYETADPDRGSNTRGETPDCESDAFIQAQQQVARWTSEDGGGGGGGVQHRPPQQPPPPSAMPVQQQAQQQQQQQQLQQQHQLPVEQLPIKQRGYYPSPPQTENNLDAGSNAEVESAQSQQQQTLSEVRGIDVNHMPNINKRPLDDNFSLDCNIMNNDSPKELITNNTSDNENTALLPPHFPEYKH; encoded by the exons ATGTTCTGGCTACATTGTGGACTCTTTGTTCTCGTGATTGCTGTACGTGGATTTATTAGCAGCTTAGCCGACACCACATCCAAGCGAG AAGCAGATTACACCTTAGATGATTCCTTTTGGAAGGAAGAGGAAACTCCTGCTG GTGAGGTCGAACGACTACTACAGGAATATCGACAAAACCAAGAGCTAATACGAAATATCGGTGGTCATTACTATCAGATCATCTATCCGGTACAGCTACGGCATCACGAGAAAATGGGGATATCCACGAGAGAAGTCGGCGTACCAAAG TTTCCTCAAAGAGGTTACGGTGATGGAGGATATCAGAATCCTAGAGGCAGAATGAGA ACAGGGAGACATTTTCATCGGACGTCTCTTCTGATCAAGGCCTTTAATCACAAATTTCGTCTAGACTTAGAGTTAAATAC GCAACTTTTAGCTCCAAATCTTGTACAGAAAGACTTTTTAGCAGGCGATGCGGAACAGATATCTAAGCAG GAGATAGAACATTGTTATTATCACGGCACTGTGAGAGATTATCCGGGAGCTAGCGCTGCTTTTCACACGTGTAACGGTGTCAGCGGTGTCATTCACTTAGGCAACGAGACCTTCGTCATTCATCCATTCTATGGCGGCGACTTATCG CAGAAACATCCTCACATTATATTTGAAGCCCGAACAAAAGTTAATAAAGGCTGCGCTAACTCGGGAAATCTTGAGTGGCGTGTAAAGAACCGCCGACAGAAGCACATCTTTGGGCTATCAGAGACCACTTCTAATCGATACAAAAGAGACGTCCGTGAAGCAACCAAATACATCGAAACTGCCATCATTATCGATAAGGCTATG TTTGACAAAAGAAACGGTAGTACCAGAGCTGAGGTTGTTCACGATGCCATCCAAGTTGCTAATATCGCAGATTTG TATTTCCGCACATTAAACACTAGAGTCTCCGTCGTATACATCGAAACTTGGAAGGGCAGCAACCAAGTGCCAATCGATAATGGCATCGACATCGATCAAGCCTTGTTAAGCTTTAACGATTATACGATGCGGAGAATGTATCAAGGTGCTCAGGATACCACCCAATTGCTCAC GGGTGAGACTTTCTCAGGTGGAGAATCAGGGGTGGCTGTGCCCGAGACCGTGTGCAGCCAAAGATCCGTAGGAATCAGCGTCGATCTAAACACTTATGAGCCTCATCTTTTAGCTGGTACCATGGCTCATATGATCGGTCACAATATCGGCATGAGTCACGACGATGGAA GAAACGATTGCAATTGCCGCGATTGGCACGGATGCATCATGGCTCAATCCATCGTCGGTCTAGAAAATGTTCAGCCATACAAGTTTTCGGAGTGTAGTAAAACTGATTATATAGAAGCTTTAAAGAGTGGCCACGGCATCTGCCTTTTTAACAAACCAAACGAG CTGGAGATTAGGAGATCATGCGGAAACAGGGTAATCGACGACGGGGAACAATGCGACTGCGGATCACTCGAGGAATGCAAGGAGTACGATCCTTGTTGCGATCCTATCACCTGCAAGTTGACGACGGAGGCCGAATGTGCGACCGGTCCTTGTTGCAACGATTGCAAG CTCCGTGCTCGCGGTGTCGTCTGCCGCGAATCGACAAACGAGTGCGATTTACCCGAAGTGTGCTCCGGCGACAGCGGTCAATGCCCACCGGATGTTTATAAAAAGAACGGCAACCCGTGCTCGAATAGCGCTGGACACTGTTTCAACGGAGTTTGTCCGGCTCTGGATTTACAATGCGAACAAGTGTGGGGTTACGGCGGAATCGCTGCCGACCAAGAATGTTTCGACCAATTTAATTCTAAGGGATCCATCAACGGCCATTGCGGTACGGACACCAGCGGTCATCTTATCAAATGCGAACCTGA AAATGTTCGTTGTGGATCCCTTCAATGCCAACAAGGAAGCAAGCAACCGGTAATCGATGGAATGAAGGATTTACATACTAGAACTATAATTTCTATCAAGAATCAGGAATATGAATGCAA AGCCACGACTGGAAGAGTGGAAGGATCTGATATACCTGGAATGGGATTGGTTCGTGATGGCACATCCTGTGGTGATAACTTG ATTTGTGTCAATCAAACTTGCACGAGCTTGTTTCCGCACATCGATCAAGAAAAGTGTCCCAGCAATCACGACGACAAAGAATGCTCGGGAAATGGC GTGTGCACGAACGCTAACAAATGCTACTGCTTTCTCGGTTGGAGCGGAACGGACTGTTCCATAGAGCAATCTGTCCCAACGATATCGCCGACGACACCCACAACTGAAGTAGTACAGAAATCTgataaaatggaaaagaaaGAGACCCCCTACG AGAACTACCACGGCTCTAACACTGTATTTTTAGTTGGTATGCTCATGTCGGTGGTAGGGGGTGTTTTCGTAGTATTTGCTCTGATGGCTCTCTGCTACAGGTCAGTCGTAGTACATAAAAACTTCTCCCTCTGTCTCAG AAGGAAGAGCACCGTCCAGAAGTATGACCCGCCATACTCAAAGAAACCGCAGCAGAAGACCTACAGCAGCGTTGCCGGTAATCATAATGCGGAAGCTGCGGCATTGGACACGGTCAACAAGATCCTCACTTTCGGCAGTATGCCTCAGTACAG CCGCGGCGAGACCCAGCGCGTGCTGTTTCGACACCCGAataacgtcgtcgtcgccgacgGGCCAAGAGTCAA GGAGCATAAACCGCAGCCGAAGAGGCACGGCGTGGAGGAGGAAGATGGAGGTATGGGAGCAGAGGAAGTTGTCTCTTTCATTGATCTCCCACCAAACAATCTCACAAAGTTGCCTGAGAAGGGAATTTTAAAGAAACACGGTGGTTACG GACTAGGTGGAAGCACGATCGAGCACGTGGAAAGAACTCTGAACCAATTGAATGGTTATCACGAGGATATACTCGAGGTGCTGAAGAACGCAGCGAGTCGTCGCGAACTCGTAGGCACCCCGTCGGGCAGTGGCAATCTCCTTGATGAAGACGCGATACGCAAGTCGCTGGCCGAGTGCGGTTATCCTGACATGTACCAGAAGGACACCGATGGCCAGGATAATGGCATCGACAACGGACAGGAGGAAGAGGATGATGATGTGGAGCTGCAGCCGCCGTGCGGCACCATTCGTATTCGCAATCTCGAGGATCTCATTCGTCAACTCGAGCATCGAGCAGCGag ACCCTATTTGACCGGCCAGATGAGTCCGAGCGGGTCTGAAGAGATTCGAACATCCGAGACTGAACCTGATCGACACTACAGAATCGATTCTTCTGTTTGTAGCGAGTCATCACAAGG AAGATGTAGCCGCGGCCGCGACGAGGACGCTAGTAGATTCGTCTACGGTAGATACCGTCAGCCGACGTCCCGAAGTCCTTACGGCAATCATCAACACACTCATCAACACTCCCATCAAATGCACCCCGAGGACGAGGGTATCTATGAAACTGCCGATCCTGACAGAGGCTCAAATACTAGGGGTGAAACACCCGATTGTGAAAG TGATGCATTTATTCAAGCTCAACAACAAGTAGCCCGGTGGACTAGTGAGgatggaggaggaggaggaggaggagtgCAGCACCGGCCGCCGCAGCAGCCACCACCGCCGTCTGCGATGCCGGTGCAGCAACAggcgcagcagcagcagcaacagcagcagctgCAACAGCAACACCAACTGCCGGTGGAAC